The following is a genomic window from Dryobates pubescens isolate bDryPub1 chromosome 29, bDryPub1.pri, whole genome shotgun sequence.
GAGCCTCAGCTGCTCGGGGCGGGGGGATGGATGTGTGCTGGGAGGCTGTCACCTTCTCACTGATGGGATCatggaactgtttcagttggaaaagacctttcaaatccttgagtccagccatctggtgtccctcagcaccacagctctgtgcctttGAAACccgggatggggattcaaccacctccctgggcagcctgggccaggctttgagaaccctccCAGCCAGAAAATCTCttccaatgtccaacctaaacctctcctggtgccacctgaggccatttcctctcctcctatcacttgttactagggagaaaagaccagggggctccagcctcctttcagggagttgtagaaggtcagaaggtctcccctccccccccaccccccaccccgagaccctcagctgctcctcagagggtttgtgctctggagccctcaccagcttcattgcccttctctggacatgctccagcacctcaatgtgcTCCTTGGAGCAAGGGCCCCCAAGCTGAccccagtactgcaggtgacATTCatggcagccccacagcacagggCCTCTGTGAGATCCTTAGatgagaggaagctgaggaacagagcatttgctttatttctccctccctccaggctgggcacagcaagAGGGTGGCAGCCACCACTGAGGGCTGCTGGGTGGCCACAAGAAAACCTCTGGGTGTATGGCAGTGCCCCTGGCCCCCACatcaccctgcagcacagctgagaatactccagcagagctgggctgctccaggggactGGGGGTCCTGTAGCAGCAAAGGCTGCTCCATGACTCCCTCAAGCCATCCCCTGTGCCCAGGAGAGTGCAGTGTGTGCTCCCACTGTTACCAGTGGCACTTggcagtgtccagagaaggctgcatgggcagagggaggaaccagggcaggtgaggagctcagccaggttgctcctgcagctcctggcactgctgtttGATGCCTTCCCATCCAGGGAAGCTTACATGGCTCCAACCAGCAACTGAGCAGCCTTTGCAGACTTCCTCCTCTCGTCCTGGTCAGCTGCCAGGCCCTGGTGTCATTGCTGGGCAGGCccttggggctgctggctgaAGTGTGACattcacaggctgcccaggcagcttgtgtgggcaagcagtgccaggacttcctgccccccagggacacctctcctcCTGGATCAGCCCTTTGGCAAACCCCCAGTGGCTTTTGCCACTCTGAGCATCCTTCTCTCCATGAGCTGCTGCCTCGACATCAGCACAGCGCCCctgagcagtgccagcctgcgctctgtgcccagcttcaCTCCCCAGAGGCccttgctgagtgctgcccatgGACACCACCCTCTCCCTGGTGGCACTGTCCAGGGTCACAGTGTGCCATTTTGCCCTGATCCCCAtcaggaggtggcagaggacccctgtgcccacccctctGTCCCATCtcactggcagccctgccagggccaccccctcccctgctgccacatTCATTTCTgatggaagcacagaatcagctccctcagctgtgaggagcacagggacactccccagccccacagcagccccaccaCTGGCCAGGGCTGCTTGAGATAAGGATCCCTTTTGGCAGGACAGCGGTGCTGAGCCTGCCCCTCTCCCATCAGGACATGCCAGGATGGGAGTTTGGCTCTGGCCAGAAGCACCTGCAAGGACCTGTGTTTCCCAGGGCCATCTGAGGGGttatttcccctccttccctgtgCTTGGAGCTTGGGCAGAAAGTGTCCTCCACGGCTGAGCATCACCATCATCATTGTGATCACAGCAGTGGTGTTGGGCTGTGCACCAGTGAGaccttccctgccccagccactcCTCTTCCCACAGAGCAAGGccatgctgcagagcactgcttcACGTTTTGGTGCAGATTTGGCCCCAGATTCACTTTTTGTCTCCTCTCAGTCTGGTTTGGGGATCACAAAGTGCAGCCACACCGGTGCTGTGCCAGCCAGAGATGTCCATGGCAGCCTGGTGTGGCCCTGCACACAGGAGGCTTGAGAACCATAACTCCTGTGCTGAGCCTTTGGCTGGGGGGATGCTGGATTTGTGGGGGTCCCCCTGGGAAGTCACTGCATCAttgttcccctcccctcccctctcctcccctcccctctcctctcctctcctctcctctcctctcctctcctctcctctcctctcctctcctctcctctcctctcctctcctctcctctcctctcctctcctctcctctcctctcctcccctctcctctcctctcctctcctctcctctcctctcctctcctctcctctcctctcctctcctttccaaacctctccaaacctctcctctcctcaatgCTGTTTGAGCAAAATCTTCCCTCCCCACTACCTTCACCACCTCCTTCACCACCTCTcctggcctgccctggggctggtttctcttccagaggcaggcagagggcaggcagcgatgttgccccttgccctgggtCCTGGCACCGCTTCCTGCGCGCGTGCTgacacctccagccctggggattATTTCTGCTAAGGAGATTAAAATGCCTTCTGCTGAGCTCCCCCTTGGTGGCCTTCATTTTGCCACTgatcctctccatctccctcctcAGCTACCTTTTTTGcacaggacctgaaggcattcCATGCCGtgtgctgctttcccagccctgccccccaggcGTTCTTGTGTTGGTCTCAACTTCCTCTGCGTCTCAAACGGGAATTTCCTCCCGGTCCGTACTCCCAGGGTGgttttgtgctgctggtggtgcagcaGGTTGGTGCCAGGAGGtgacagcagaggctgagctgtgtgctgctgaccTGGCACCGTTACATGCAGCTGTTGTGCTGGACGTTGCTTGCAGGGCTTCTGGTGCTGCAAAACCGGGAGCTGGAGGGACCAAATGTCCACCCTGGGGGCGATGATGCGGTCAGGTGGAGACACAGACCCTGTTTAACGTGCCCTGGGCCAAGCTCCCCATCTTTGGGCCATAATGAACTTGTCCTGGGCCATCAAGACAGGTTTGCTACTGGATCCCATGCCAGGGCTCTGGCATTAGGAAAAGGCACTCTTGGGGACAGGTTTTTTAAACATTGTCCCCTCTTCCCCATGGCAGAAGTGCCCCTGGCCTGAGTCATCTCtggtgctgtgacaggacagtgGCCTCACATGGACGTGGACCAGCTTGGATGGAGAGGCTTCCAGGGTGCCACTGGCAATCTCAGCACTGTGGCATCTCTGCCATCAGTGTCACCAGCTGTGAAGGTCTCCATCTCCCCATCCCTCCACCCCTCAGtgcttccccatccctgctcaggGGCAGGAAGGCTTCCTGAGGCTGCCAGAACAGTTTTCTCCATTAGgccctccccagagccctcaaATGTCTGAGAGGGGTGGTAGAAGAACTGTGAAAAGGGGCTCATGGGATCCCTGCTGAGGGACCCTCAGCACCCACATGGAGCACCCACCGCCCACAGCTGTGTCTGGGCCCCTGGGGACATCCTGCCACTCTCTGGTGCTTTGGCTCTGAGGGTTTTCCTCTTGCCCAGGTGTCCAGGTGAGCAGTTCAATGCCTGCTCAGTACCTGTTCAGTGCATGTCCTTACATTCACTCATCTCTGGTGCCAGCACCCTTGGTGCTCTGCAAAACAGCCACTGGCTCCTCTGGGgcatcagcagcctcctggtttgTGCCATCCCTTGTGGGCAATCAGACCAccagctcccctggagcagcatgTGGGCTAAAGCCTGTCACAGAGTCATGggatggtttgagctggaaggggcctttcaagctcatccagtccaagccctgcagccagcaggggcagctgcaaccagagcaggttgctcagagccccacacgacctcctctgcagtggttccagggatggggcagctcccacccccctgggcagcctgggccacctcagtgtcaaacatttctcctttctctcttgtctgaatctccctcttttagttcaaaccctCACCCcttgtggcagtttcaggctatgtGGAGCCCTGGCCTTGTCCTTCAAGCAGCAGAATGAGgctcatgctgtgccagcagccactgGTGGGACCACCCCAGCTGGTGAGCGTGGGGCAGCCGGTGccagaggctgagcagcccaaGCCCCCCGGGCTCTGCATGGACTCAGCCGTGTGTCagcatcctgccactgcagggcttgctctggcagggcagaagcagaggggaaacaaagctggaTCCTGTTGTGGGCACACAGTGGGTGATGCTTCGTCATGACGTgagaccaacccctgcagccctcttctGAGGAAAGCCTCTGAGTCACACCAACATCTGAGtcatcctggccagcagcagggtgggcagagctgcaCCCCCAAGCCTCCCCGAGCAACCCCTGGGCATTTCTGGGCTTTGCCCACTGGGTTTCCAGAGCTGTGGCTTGATGTGCTCTGCCACTGCTTTCCCTGGGGAAGGGAGCTGTTGGGGGACAGTGGGATGTGCTGACCCTGTCCCTCACCCTGGGGGTGGCTCCTggccacacagctgcctgccaggggctcTTCCCTCTGATCTCTGGGGACTGTAGGGTCATCTCCTGGCCACCTCTAGGATTTTATCTCCCTGCCATCTCTCATTTCAGAGTGCTTGTCCTTatagcctgggctgctggcagtcagctgtgctggggtcAGCTCACCACCATGTTTTAGGAGGAGCCCAACCCAGGagaacatgtggacatggcacaaAACAGGTCCTGAAGGGTCTCAtccagctcctggggagggggaaagcagctaagacccagcccagcacctctctcttctgctgcctgcaggaggtgaTGGCAAGGTAGGTGCAGTGAGGTCACCTCCAGTCATAGACACAGTTAACATCAAACcccacctcagagcagctggagcagcatccAGGAAGTAATAAATTGTCCAGTTTTGAATGGTGGATACAGATCAAAGGCAATGATCCCAGATTCTTAATCACCCTGTGACATTATTGCCCTGTCTGGCTCCCTTAAAGCAACCTGCTTAGGCCACCCCATTGCCTGTGCCCCACTGCTGGCTACCTGGGGCACCAAGAGCCCTCCATGGCTTTATGGAGTCACTGGATCAGTCCATGGGTGTGGGGCTCGGGCTGGGCTGCCCATGCCAAGAGCCTTTTGATCCCCAGCTTGCTtcacctgccctcagctcctgcccctgcactgcaagACGCCATCACGAGGGGACCTGGGATGAAAGGTCCTGGGGGAAGGGCTGTCCCTCTGCTTTGTCACGGCAGCCTGAAGGAGCCCTGATGAGCAGCAGGGCTCGGCCCTGAGGAGCCAGGCGTCGGATGTGGGGCCGGTTCCTCTCCTCGCCTTGTGTACTCCTCGCATATCCTTCGCAGCCTGATGGGGACAAGGTGTTTGGTGCTCAGGCCAGCTTTGGTTTACAGATGAATATATCAACATTGTTCCTCACCAGGCAGGAATgtgcttccctcccttctccccggcTTATCCCCATCCCCTTCCGAGCAAACTTCCTTCCTCCCGTAATCTGGAGCGGAAACCTCGCCGCATACTTGACCGGCTCAGAGAACCCAGCTCGGTTTTCCCTGGCGTGACTTTGTGCCTTGACCGAGGGCTGGTGGGTCCCCACGGCAGGCAGcgaggcaggggaggagggcgAGGGCTGCAGCGCTGCCCATCCTCACACGGAGCCGATCTCCCGGCCGGATGCTCCGGGCGGGCTCCCAGTTGCCGGGCTGCCGTTTCCAAACAAGCCGGCGATGTCTGGGCACGGGCCCCGGGCTGACGagcctgagcctggctgccagctcagccccttCTGCTGACCCACACCACGGAAACCTGGCTCCCAAGGTCACTTCTGCCGGCCCCTCGCCgcggggaggagaggagagagatgtCTGTGCCGCATGAGATTTGCAGCAGGAGGATGTTTGCTCCCTGGGACTTGACCCATCCCCTCAGCCTGCCAAGGTGTGGGCATGACCCTCGGGCAAatgagctcctgcctgctcagcagGCATGCCTTGCTGTGTGTCCTGGAGAGGGGGATGGCTGTGTCCCCCCCCAAACTGCCTTGGCCCCAGGGATGTCCCCAGAGAGCAGTCATGCAGCCTTCATGCCAGTGCCAATGGCTGTAGCGTGTCTTCCAGGGCACccaggcactgggagcagcgAGGCAGCTGTGCCCTCACCCCCACAGGTGCCACAGTGACCACGCAGTGCACTCAGACAAGGGACCCTGGGGACTctgtgtctccagagatggtagtttcctcatggcagagccctgtgctggcatGGGATTCAATACCAGAGCTTGCCTTGATGGCTCAGGGTGTGTTCATTATGGCCCAAAGATGGGCAGGTTGGCCTAGGGCATGTAAAATGCAGGTCTGTGTCTCCACCTGAGTGCATCACTGTCCCCAGAGTGGACCCTTGGTCCCTCCAGCTACAAgtcttgcagcagcagaagccctgCAAGCAATGCCCAGCACGGCAGGCCAGGCACGTGCAAGGCTGCCACTGCAGCAGAACCTGGGCTTGAGCTGAGGCAGATCAGtgcctgtgtgcccagctgtgacagggacagcagcacagggtggcCTAGGGGCACTGCAACACTGGTGGAGGTGGAGAGCcttgcctgcagcactgggcaggagctctccagccctgaGGGTGTCCCAGCTGGTggcttttttcctgctgtcagATATGGAGGCTGTAGACTACatcagaagagctgcagcattTCCAGCAAGATAAGGCCTGATAAGATGAGGCAGTGGAACGATGAAAGGTCAAGCTGCAGTGCAGCAACTCAACCTGCACAGCCAAGCACcatgtccctgcagcccctgcaagcAGTCAGAGACCACCAGTGCCAGGGCCAGGCGTGCAGGGATGCCCTCACCTGTGGTGCCTCCAAGGACAGCAGCCACACGCAGGGCTGTGGCCATGCTTCAGTCTCCCTCAGGGGTTAAATGCTGTTTGTCACAGGCTGGCACGGAGGaaacctgcagagcagcatcGAAGGTGGCAACCACAGAAGGAGCACTCCTAAGTTCCTGGGATGGCCTCTGTGAGTGTCTCCCAAGGATGGGGGCTGCCTGGAACTTCTCCTTACCCTCAGGGCTTCCCCATACCGCTCATGAGAGCTTTGCTCATGGTGTGTTGCAGAGGATGCAGGGCACCCTCACCTGCGTCCTCACCACATCAGTGTGAGGTTTCTCTTGGAAACCAGCTTCTGGCCCCAGGAGCTCTCAACCTGCAGACCTGGcaggggcccagccctgccacagggctctggctgTTGCTGGAGACTCTTGGGGTGTGATGTGGCCATGGGGAGCACAAGGCTGGCCCCACGGCCGTGCCCCACCGCAGGCAGGGCAGTtctcaggcagcacaggggaagcTTTTCCCCTGAgaagccccccaccccctgcagccccttcctcactGCTCCCTTGCCAAAATCAactccctggggcagagctctcccacccaaAGGTCCTCTCCACAAGGCAgatccagcacccacagcctctaACCCCACGTGGgctcctctctctgcccacccccccGTACTATCTCCGTGACCGCGCAGGCAGGGTTGGCCGAGCCCCGCGTTGCCGCACCACGGCTCTGGCTTTTTGGGTTGCCAAAAAGCTGGGAGGCAAAGCAGCGCAGGGCCAGCGGCGGAGGAAACCTTGGCGCTTCCTCCCGGCTCGCAGGGGCCGAGCGGGCAGGTCGCTGCCGCTCGCTCGGGCTGCGCGGCGCTCGGCGCTGGGAAGAAAAGCTCTCGGCTTTCCCACGCTCCCCGACACATTTTAATGAATTAAGTGGGGGCACGCCCCCTCGCCGCCTGCCCCAGATCCTTCCCCCTGGCTCTCCGGCTCTCTTCGAGGAGGCCTCCAGAGGTGGCTGGACTCTCAGTGTCTTGTCCGCCCGGCCCGAAGGACGGGCACTGCCCGCtcggctttttgtttgtttttcttttggtgaGCGCTGCAACGTGCCCGGCCCGACGTGCCCAGCGCCGGGGAGGCTCTGAGCCCTTGCAGCAATGCCAGCGGCAGCCACCCCTTCTCCTCTGCCCCGCAGGCTCCCACGAGCGGGTCGCCAGGTCTGTTGAGGAGGGGAAATTTGCCCCACGCCTCTCGGTGTGAGCGTTTGCTTGAGGCACCGCGGTGCCGGGTCCCGCTCCCCACCTCCTGTCTGCAGCGCAGCTGCCGCTTCCCTCCTCTCAGAAGGGAGCAGATAAACCCCTGGGTGGGATTTCTggttctgcagggctgggagtgggGAAAGAGCCCCTCCAGTGCTTGCCGCCAGCCCCTCCGCAGACGCTGGCCAGGCGGCGGCCAGCCCGAGCCGCGcggggaggctgagctgcctcctccctgggcagagctggggcaagaACGGAGGCTGAACCGCAGGGGTTCCAAacctgcctcccctctccttttctcttttcttttcttttcttttcttttcttttcttttcttttcttttcttttcttttcttttcttttcttttcttttcttttctttcctttccttttcttttcttttctttccttttcttttcttttctttccttttctttccttttctttccttttctttccttttcctttcttttcctttcttttcctttcttttcttttctcttttctttttctttctttcttttttttttttttttaacttttctgctctttcccctcccccctctggCACCATTCCCAGGCTGAATCCTGCCCCCACCTGCCAGCCCTGAACATTTGCATGGCTGGGTCCCTGCCCGGGCTCTTTACTTTTCTCACCAGTGTCACTGGCAAATGCAGATTTGCTGCGAGGATGTAACTCTGGCCAAGCCCCAGACCGGGAGGTGTGAGCAGTTCCCACTCTCCCACGGCTCCCGAAGAGGCCTCGACGCCTCACAGGATCCGGCCCATAAAGGCACAGAGTCCTCTGCGCTGTGATGTTTGGGAGTGGAGAGGACGAGGAGAGTGGGCAGGAGTGGGAGGCCCCCAGCACATCACAACCACCGCAGCACcgctgctttccctcccctggCTTCACCACGGAGGGTTTGCCggggtgggtgctgggcacgGCGCGGGCTGCTGCGGCTCCGCGCTCCCTGCACGCCGCGGTGCGGCTGTTTGCACTGCCGGGCTGTGCCGGGCCTCTGGGCACAGCTGTAACTCCCCGTGAGTCACCGTGAGTCACGGCACATCCCATCGATCACCCCGGCAAGGTGAcatggggggggaggagggcagcgACTGCCAACGTCCCCCTCTGCCACCACGGCTGGGGTGATGGAGGGCAGAGCTACCAACTCCTATCCAGGACAGGGTTCTCACGGGCatgagacaggcaggggctgactCCTACGCAGACCTTGAGCCCTCAGCCCACCTTCATGAAGCCAGCGCTGCAGGAGCTTCACTCCTCAGCACAGAGAtgtcctgggagaagctgcACCGCGGTGCTGTGCTGGTTCCAGGAGAACCACATGCTGTGATACACCCGTGTCAGGGGTGCATCCAGGGGAAACCAAGGGGAAAGACATGGAGACCAGCTAGGGAAGAacggggatgggatgggatgggatgggatggggtgggaatggagatggagatggagatcagATGCCATGAGATAGGGATTGGGATGGAATGGGCTTGGGAAAGGAGATGGGGATGTGGATGGAAATGGAGATGGCAATAGAATGGATGAGGATTGGATGTGGATGGGATTGGAGGTGGAGatgggcatggagctgggcttgggcataGGATGCAGGTGGAGATGGGAaaaggatggagatggggagatgGGTATAAACATGGGGATGGGTATGGAGATGGGAATGGGATAGGAATGGAGATGGGGATAAGAAACACTGGCTTCAGAAGTGGACTTAGAAAAGTAGACCCTTATGGGAGGACAAACAGAAGCAGCTTTGCCAGCTCCTTACAGCCCGGATCAAGCTGGTTTGACCTCCTCCAACAAAGCAGAAGGCCTcagcaagggcaggagcagagtcccagccttctccagctgctgccttctctaaCAGCTACAGGAAACAGCCACGGGAAAATGCCACAGGGCAAGGTGTGCCCTGATCTCACAGCCTCTGTCCTCCAGCCGTGAGACAGACGGCTCCAGGATGGCTTTTCATCGATTGGGGCTGAATTTAGCAGTTGGCTGATTTCTCCCTTTCCATCCCCAAATGgacaccagggcagggctgggtgacagcagctcgTTTTACGACAcgctccttcctttcttcccgcACCTCCTGCTCCGCTCCAGCGACCAAatgtgctgcagaggcagggcGCGCCGGCCCGGGGACGCCGCTTCCCACCGGCCGCCGCCGTTTGCTGCCCACAGGCCAAACgggcaccagcacagctcctccagcaccgGCTTTGGCTGATGAGTTCTTTCCAGCAGGCTGTTGCCTGTTTTCCTGCCTGCTCACCGTGCCCTCTCCAGGAGTCAGGCTGGGCAGTGGATCTGACCCTGGATAAAGCCCTGTGCAGCCCAACTGAGTCACCGCATGGGCACCAGACGAGGGCTCCGTTTTCCCTCCCTCAAATCAACCCATCTGTGGATGCCCAAAACCTTGTGCAGCTCCCGCTGCACACATCCTGCAGGGCTGAATCCCTCCGTCGCTCTCCATGACCTGTCACAGTTTGCTCACGAGGGGACAAACCCACAGCAACAGCAGTGTTCCCCCCGCAACAGGAGAGTGCTTATAAACCACCCTGCAGCACCTTGGTGGCCAGATCACATCTGAAACTCTGATTTGGTCCCTCCTGCAGAAGAAaggtgtggacaggctggagagggtaTGGAGAAGGGCCAGAAAGATGATCCAGGGACTAGGAACTGCCAtgtgaggaaaggttgagagaagtgggaagaaggctcaggggagaccttctcaccaTACCTCAGTGTCCAAAGGGTGGCTACAGACAAGctggagactcccttttcacGAGGATTCCCATGGGAAAGGGAATGGTGATGAGGGCAAGTTGGTCCTGAGAGATTCCGTCTGGACACAAAGAGGGAAGTTGTTCACAACAAGgacaattggccattggaatccccagctggagtccccagcaccGGACACTGCTACAGTCTGGCTGGACAAGGTGCTTGGCCAGCTTCTCTAGACCAGGCTTTGACCAAAGGTTGGACCAGAGTGTCCCCGAGGTCCTCCCAGGCTGTGGTTCTGGTGTTCCGTGACTCTTGGCGAGCTCCGTCTAAGGCGGGGGTGAGGCGGGGGTCGGCGGTGTCCCTCCCGGAGGCGTGGAGGGGCCGCTGGGGACGGGGACAGCCGGGTTCCGGCAGCGCGCTGCGGGGAGACGCGGGcggtgctgccccctgcctgcggCCGCCCCGCTGAGCTGGGCCGAACGCAGCCGAGCTGAGCCGGGCTGCACCGAGTACAGCCGAACGGAGCCGAGCCGTGCAGGGGCTGGACCGACTACAGCCGAAcggagccgagccgagccgggctACCCCGAAACCCGCAGAACGCAGCCGATGGAAGCcagggctgggccgggccgggccgggagcGCCCCCACCAGCCCCCACCGCCCCCCCAACGCGGCTCGCGGCCTTGGGGCGGGGCTCCCCGCccgcccgttccaatgggcgcGCGGCTGCGTGCCCCCGCCCCGGGCCGTGACGTCACCGCCGTGCCATTGTTATGCAAATAAAAGGGCGGGTAAAAAGCGCGGCGCGGGGCCCGCTCCGCTCCAGAGAGGTCCGGGCGCAGCTGCGGAGCGGGAGTGgtggcggcagcagcagcggcggcggcgcggaggCGGCGGAGGGGCCCGGGACCCGCGGCGCAGCCGGCGGCGGCACTACCGGCAacagcagcagcggcagagCCCGGCAGCAGCCGTCCGCCACCGCATGCCCGGGCGGGCGGAGGCGTCGCCGTCCATGCGGGGCGGCGGGGCGTGAGGGGCGGCATGAGCCAGAGCGAGGTGTCGGCGTGCGCGGCGCCGCCGCCCAGCCAGCGCGTCTTCCAGGAGGCGGTGCGGCGCGGCAACACCAAGGAGCTGCAGTCGCTGCTGCAGAACATGACGAACTGCGAGTTCAACGTCAACTCCTTCGGGCCCGAGGGGCAGACGGCGCTGCACCAGTCCGTCATCGACGGCAACCTGGAGCTGGTCAAGCTCCTGGTCAAGTTCGGCGCCGATATCCGCCTGGCCAACCGGGACGGCTGGAGCGCGCTGCACATCGCTGCCTTCGGGGGCCATCAGGACATCGTCCTCTACCTGATCACCAAGGCCAAATACTCCGCCGGAGCCCGGTGATGCTGGGGCCGCCGGCCCTACCCCGCTCCCTTGGCCGCCGAAGCTGCTACCGCCCCCGCGGGGTTCGTTCGGCGAGGATTTGGGGGCCCCCCGCAGCACACGGCACCGGCCGCCTGCTctcagtttgttttggtttggttttccttccaAGGGTTGTTCTCCTACTGTaacatggtttttttttcctccatctaCCTCGGCTGCACTCACAGTATTCACGGTTTCAGTTTGACATCTGGGCAGATGCTTTAAAGGCTCCCCTGTCCCTCCCGGCTAATATTTaatccccctccccactccactCACTCCCCTCCCGCCCATTTAAAGTATTCTGGCTCAGAAACTAATTCATTTCAACGCTCCCATCCCCCCATCCCCTGCCGTTACCGAATGGTGCTGGTGTCCCCGGGAGGGCCCGGAGCCAAGAGCGGGACACCCCGGGACGGGCTGGGAGCCCCCGGccgccttcctcctcctgccagcttcTCCCAGGGCTCGCCCATCGCCGGGTGTTTTTCCGAGGTGACCCCATTGGAATATGCCAGACGCGGCTTCCTCACCCCCGTGGCtcctttcttgttttattttgcgTTGGGTTTCCtgctttggttctttttttgttcgtggtttgttttttttttttttaatgatttttgttGGGTGTCTGAAGAAAGTCTGCATCCTGCCCCGCTCCTTGAATGCATTTAGCACGTGTGAGAGACCCCAGGAAAAGACACTGACTCCTTCTGGGCTCGTGTGTAAAGGGGGATTAGCAAATCctggactcttttttttttctttttcttttttttttctctcctttctttttacaaaaaaaaaaaaaaaaaagtgagataaACTCTGGCGGCA
Proteins encoded in this region:
- the NRARP gene encoding notch-regulated ankyrin repeat-containing protein, with amino-acid sequence MSQSEVSACAAPPPSQRVFQEAVRRGNTKELQSLLQNMTNCEFNVNSFGPEGQTALHQSVIDGNLELVKLLVKFGADIRLANRDGWSALHIAAFGGHQDIVLYLITKAKYSAGAR